The sequence AATTTCAAGAATTGAAGAAAGTCGTCAATTCTAAAATCAAGAATAAGCACCACGTATAACTCACAATTTCAAGGTAAAATATAACATTTTTAAATTATAATAACTATTTAAACGGACAAAGCGGTTATAATTAGTTTACAACAGTTAATATTATTTCATAAATCAATTTTAGGAGGAGTGTCATGGGCTTTATAAAAAAAGTGACATTAAGTGATGTTGAATCATTACAACGTATTAGCATTAAAACTTTCTCTGATACATTTGAAAAGGACAACTCGCCTGAAGATATGCAGAACTACTTATCAACAGCATATTCGCTAAGTAAACTCTCGAACGAATTAGAGAACCCTAATTCGCAATTTTATTTTATCTATTGTGAAGAAACTATTGCTGGATATTTAAAATTAAATATCGCAGATGCTCAAACTGAAAATATTGATACAGAAGGTTTAGAAATTGAACGGATATATATTGATACACTATATAAGAGAAAAGGACTAGGCAATAAATTATTAGAAAAATCGATAAGTATTGCCTCATCCTTAAATAAAAAATCAATATGGTTGGGTGTTTTGGAGCTCAATGCGCCTGCCATTACTTTTTATAATACAATGGGGTTCAGAAAAGTGGGGGAACATTCCTTCTTCATGGGTGAAGATGAACAATTTGACTTTATTATGAAGAAAGAATTAAACCAATAAATTGCTGACTCGTTTTCTCTAAGATTATTTTATTAACTATAAAGGTGGTTTTAATTATGAAAGAACAAGAAATTGAATTCAAAAATCTATTATCAAAAGACGAGTACGCTAAACTTCTACAACACTTTAAATCCGTCCCTAAAAAACAAATAACACAAACAAACATCTATCTTGATACACCTGATTTTAAACTAAAGGAAAAAAAATGTGGGCTACGCATTAGAACATTTGCTTCTGGAAATCACGAACTAACTTTAAAAACGCCCTTACCCGTTGGTTTATTGGAAACAACAGATAGTTTAGCACCATCTGAAACCAAGGACATATTGGCTGGTGCTTCTCTGCCAAATAAAGAAGTAACAGCAACTTTAAAAAGCTTAAATATTCAACCTCAGGAGATTGTTGCTTTTGGTGAACTACATACTAATCGTGTAGAATTCCCCTATGCCTCTGGCTTACTTGTTCTTGATCATAGTCATTATTTAAATAAGGAAGATTATGAAATTGAGTTTGAAGTAACCGATGCTATTCAGGGTGAACTCGAATTTCAACAACTTTTAACGCAATTAGACATTCAAAAACGTCCAACACTGAATAAAGTTGTACGATTTTACAATACTGTGAAAAATCAGTCCTAGCAATAGAAAATACGCTTACATTGCCATTTGTTTCACAGAGAATTTTAATTTTCAAAGCTAAATAATTGTCCTGTGGACGTTTCGTTGCTAAAATGAAGGTACATTAAATATTAGGGCAAGGTGATTAAGTTATGTTGAACAACCTCCAACACAATATATTTCCGGCAAAGCGAAATGAAAAACCTCTAGAATTATATTTGTTTTTTAATCCTTTAAATGAAAAAAGTTGGGACCTCGAGCAACTCGTACGGAAGTTAAAATTAACATATGGCAATTATTTCAAATTGCGCTATGTGTTAAATGTTGGTTCTTGTATCAGTTGTGAACAAAAAGAAAATGATAACACCATCTTTTATGCTATTAAAGCTGCTGAATTACAAGGCCACCGATTAGGTACTGAATTCATTCAAAGATTATTTGATTCTTATTATATTGGTCAAAAAAATATTTATGACAAAAATATCCTAAGTGACATTGCAAATGAGTCAGGATTAGACGTTTCAGAATTCCAATTGGATTTAACTTCTAGTATTACTGAAAAAGCCTTTTTGTGTGATCAATCAATTGCGACAGAAATGGATGTTCGACAATCTCCTTGTCTGGTATTCTTTAACCGTTATCATGATGAAGAAGGTTTGAAAATTGATGGATTACATGCACTAGATATTTATCAACATATCTTTTGCGAGTTACTCAAGAGCGAACCAAAATTAAAAGAAGATCTAACAATTGAAGAATGTATGGAATTTTTAAGATTCTCTACATGCACAGATATAGCAAACATTCTAAATTTGACGGAGAAAAAAGTAACCTGTGAATTAAAAAAACTGTCTCTTCAAAGCAAAGTGAAACAGACCTTAACACAACAAGGTGTTCTCTGGAAAAAAAATTAAAAGAAGATTCTATGCGATTTAACTGCATAAAATCTTCTTTTTTTATTGTTCAGTTAAGATACTTAATAAAACACCTTCTTTAAGGCCCTTCTCGCTAAATATTAGCTTTGGGCTATCAATTAGTTGTATAATTTCTTTTATCGGGGCTAGTCCAGCAACAATATTTTCTGCACGCTTTTCCCCCAAAGCAATAATTTTTTTTCTTTCTTCAATTGTTTGTGCCGTAATAGTATCGATGAGTGAAATAACTTCTCTTTTAGTCATTTCACAGCCTTGTACGCTATTTTCATTACCTTGTGAAACTCTCATAAGACTTCTGTTTGAACCGCCGACAGCGACGCAAGGAATGCCTTTTAAACCATTAAGAAATGTAACTTTAGCAATTTCATCGTGTACATATAAGGCAAGTTGTTCTTTCATATTTGTTGTCCAATGATAATCAGTTGCTTTAAACTTATCTGATAAAGTGACTGCACCAATTTGAAGACTTGTACTATCATGTAATTTGCCATCTTTTATATAAACGATTTCACAGCTGCCACCACCCGTATCAACCATGACCGCATCTTTTAAATTCGGCAATCCTGAAATCACACCTAAATAATCATAATAAGCTTCGTCCAGTCCAGAAATAACCGTAATGTCGATACCTGTACTTTCAGCAACATTTTTAATAAAGTATGCTTGATTACTTGCAGCTCTAACAGCCGCGGTTGCGATTGCTTTATACCGTGTCACATTATGTTCTTTCATAATTTGTTTGAATTCAGCTAGAATAGCGAGAGCCTCAGCCATTTTATCAGGGGCCAAACGACCTGTTTTGTTCATACCTGAACTCAAACGTGTAAAATGTGTTGCCTTATGTATAATTGTGAGTTTTTGCGGGTCGTGACCATCGTAAATTGTTAAACGAATTGAATTCGAACCAATATCTATAATAGCAACTAATAACATACAAATCACCCTCTCTTATAAAAAAAACAGAAAAATTTAAAAAGCGATGCCGATTAATATCCTCTAATAAAGTATATTAGTCCATACAACTGAACCTATTAATTCATTGCAGTTTGCTAATTATTTTTATACGCTTTTTAATAGCTTATCACTAATCGCTGCTAACAAAAACTTTTTTTAGAATCTATCAACTATCTATTGCTAAAAAAACGATTTTGTAATACAATCGTAATGAAACTGTAACATAACGTTTGCGCAATTGCATAGTAGAAATGAGGACCTTATCGTGAACAAACTGAAACAAACCTATTTACCTGGCCTTGATGGCATTAGAGCTTTTGCTATATTTAGTGTTTTTGCTTATCATTTAAATTATCAATGGGCCAAAGGTGGCTTTATTGGTGTTGATGTATTTTTTGTTTTGTCAGGCTATTTAATTACCAGTTCGTTGTTAGCTCAATGGCAGAAAAAACAAACAATCGATTACAAACGCTTTTTATATGGACGATTTAAACGTTTAATTCCTGCTGCTTATTTTATGATTATCGTTGTCGTTGCTTTTTCTTTTATTTTTAAGCAAGAGCTACTTCCAACTCTTCGTGGGGATGCCATCGCATCACTTTTTTATTCAAGTAATTGGTGGTTTATTTTTCATAATGTGAGTTATTTTGATAGTTTTGGTGCGGGTTCACCCTTAAAAAATCTTTGGTCATTAGCTATTGAGGAACAATTTTATTTACTTTGGCCACTCGTTTTTATTGTACTTTTAAAATTATGCAAATCAAAAAAACAGTTAGTTTATATGATTCTATCACTTGCTATGGTTTCTGTTATTTTAATGGCAGTCCTTTATGTTCCTGGGAGCGATCCAAGTCGCGTTTATTATGGTACTGATACGCGTTATTTTGCACTTTTATTCGGTGCTGTATTAGCAATTGTATGGCCGATGGCAAAAATGCGTCCTGACGTTCCGCAACATGAAACACGTACTTTAAATATAATTGGAGCAGTTGCCTTCTCACTCTTGGTTGTTTGGAGTATGGTACTGTCTGAATTCAGCGCCTTTTTATACTACGGTGGTTTTTTATTAATTACGCTCATATCTTTGATTCTGATTGCCGTTACTGCACATCCTTCAAGTATATGGAG comes from Brochothrix thermosphacta DSM 20171 = FSL F6-1036 and encodes:
- a CDS encoding GNAT family N-acetyltransferase — protein: MGFIKKVTLSDVESLQRISIKTFSDTFEKDNSPEDMQNYLSTAYSLSKLSNELENPNSQFYFIYCEETIAGYLKLNIADAQTENIDTEGLEIERIYIDTLYKRKGLGNKLLEKSISIASSLNKKSIWLGVLELNAPAITFYNTMGFRKVGEHSFFMGEDEQFDFIMKKELNQ
- a CDS encoding CYTH domain-containing protein, whose product is MKEQEIEFKNLLSKDEYAKLLQHFKSVPKKQITQTNIYLDTPDFKLKEKKCGLRIRTFASGNHELTLKTPLPVGLLETTDSLAPSETKDILAGASLPNKEVTATLKSLNIQPQEIVAFGELHTNRVEFPYASGLLVLDHSHYLNKEDYEIEFEVTDAIQGELEFQQLLTQLDIQKRPTLNKVVRFYNTVKNQS
- a CDS encoding DsbA family protein, encoding MLNNLQHNIFPAKRNEKPLELYLFFNPLNEKSWDLEQLVRKLKLTYGNYFKLRYVLNVGSCISCEQKENDNTIFYAIKAAELQGHRLGTEFIQRLFDSYYIGQKNIYDKNILSDIANESGLDVSEFQLDLTSSITEKAFLCDQSIATEMDVRQSPCLVFFNRYHDEEGLKIDGLHALDIYQHIFCELLKSEPKLKEDLTIEECMEFLRFSTCTDIANILNLTEKKVTCELKKLSLQSKVKQTLTQQGVLWKKN